One stretch of Leadbetterella byssophila DSM 17132 DNA includes these proteins:
- a CDS encoding dienelactone hydrolase family protein — protein MNDPKVKQELLELYNDYAHNRLSRSDFMQKLSAYAVGGTTVAALMSFLSPNYKTAIQVKEDDPRITQEWVEYPSPKGGGKIKALLCKPKEAKGKLGGVVVVHENRGLNPHIADVGRRAALAGFISLSPDALSPLGGYPGNDDEGREMQAKRKREEMLEDFIAAAEYLKPLSNGKVGVVGFCFGGWISNMMAARVPFLNAAVPFYGGQAPVEEVPNIKAPLLLHFAELDTNVNKGWEAYEKALKENKKEFTAYFYPNTNHGFHNDTTPRFDKAAAALAWDRTVTFFRKYLS, from the coding sequence TATCCCGTTCAGATTTCATGCAAAAATTATCTGCTTATGCGGTAGGAGGAACTACAGTGGCGGCATTGATGAGTTTTTTGAGTCCCAATTATAAGACGGCTATACAAGTTAAGGAGGATGATCCAAGAATTACACAGGAGTGGGTGGAGTATCCTTCTCCAAAGGGGGGAGGCAAGATCAAAGCTTTGTTGTGTAAACCAAAGGAAGCGAAAGGAAAGCTAGGTGGAGTGGTAGTGGTGCATGAGAACAGAGGTTTAAATCCTCATATAGCTGATGTAGGCAGAAGAGCGGCTTTAGCTGGATTTATTAGCTTATCCCCAGATGCTTTGAGTCCTTTAGGAGGATATCCGGGCAATGATGACGAGGGAAGAGAGATGCAAGCAAAAAGAAAGAGGGAGGAGATGTTAGAGGATTTTATTGCTGCGGCAGAGTACCTGAAACCCTTGAGTAATGGTAAAGTGGGGGTGGTAGGATTCTGTTTCGGAGGCTGGATCTCAAATATGATGGCTGCCAGAGTGCCCTTCTTGAATGCAGCGGTTCCTTTTTACGGTGGTCAAGCCCCTGTGGAAGAAGTACCGAATATCAAAGCTCCTTTATTATTGCATTTTGCTGAATTAGATACAAATGTGAACAAAGGTTGGGAAGCCTATGAGAAAGCTTTGAAAGAGAATAAAAAGGAATTTACGGCATACTTCTATCCAAATACTAATCACGGTTTCCATAATGACACTACTCCGAGGTTTGATAAGGCGGCTGCTGCACTAGCGTGGGACCGTACGGTAACATTTTTTAGGAAATATTTAAGTTGA